A window of Paenibacillus phoenicis genomic DNA:
TAAGGCTGGATGGGGGAGTCCTCCTCCGCCGATTCGGCTCCCGCTCCAGCTTCAGCTTCATTGCCGGCAGATTTCTTCTTCTTGCCGCGCTCTGGCTTCTCCGGTTCCGGGAAAACATAGCCGGTAGCCTCCTGGATATGTACAAGCTTGGCATGCAAGCCTTTGACTTCACGCTGCAGCCGGTAACCGCGGTAAATGCCAAACGCCCCGACGATAATACCG
This region includes:
- a CDS encoding LapA family protein; translated protein: MKIQWSLILALFFALITAVFAVINVDPVQVNLLFGSVSLPLILLILGSTLLGGIIVGAFGIYRGYRLQREVKGLHAKLVHIQEATGYVFPEPEKPERGKKKKSAGNEAEAGAGAESAEEDSPIQP